From the genome of Bartonella sp. M0283:
TAACGACTTCTTTTCTTCCCATAATGCCGTTTTCATTTTTGAGCGGCATACCCGGTTTTGTAACAGGAACGGTAAAGGAAGGGGTTTTTGTGCTTGGAGCAAGATAATTCAATAATTCGGCACCAAGGTGATAGAGCGGATTATCTCCACCTTGCCATTGCGGCATCACAAGACGGATTGTTTTTGATTGGGTCATAACATCCTCCAACATGGTTTGGAGCACGACATTCGTTTTGAAGTCGGGTTTTCTTTTTAATAATTTTTAGCACGTGTTTTTTTATCATTAAAAAGGCTATATCAGCAATTGACCGGCATATTTTAATCCATGACAATCTTCAGTGTGGATGGGCTTTTTTATAAACTTCCATTAAACGGTCGGTATCCACACCGGTATAGATTTGTGTTGTCGAAAGACTTGCGTGACCGAGCAATTCCTGAATGGTGCGAAGATCCCCGCCACGCGACAATAAATGCGTTGCAAAAGAATGCCTGAGCGCATGCGGTGTAACACTATCAGGAAGGCCGAGACTCGAGCGCAATTGTTGAACAGCGCGTTCGACAATTGCCCTTTGTAATTTTCCGCCACGCACACCACGGAACAAAGGTTGATCGGGTGGTAAAATGAATGGGCAACAGGAAAGATAATCATCTATTGCCTCATGGACAGCCGGAATAACCGGAACGAGACGGGTTTTTCCTCCTTTGCCGGTTACATAAATGCTGGTAGCATTTTTGTCGCTAAAATCTGCAGGCGTTAACGATAAAGCTTCCGAAATTCTCAAGCCACATCCATAACAAAGAGTGAGAATGGCGGCGTTTCTCGAAGCAACCCAAGGCTCGTCATCAAGCTGGGTTTTCTTGTCAACAATATGCAGTGCATCGGCGATATTGAGCGGTTTTGGCAAAGATTTCGGTTGTTTTGGTGTGCGCACAACGCGCGCTGCCGGTACATCGGCAAGTCCGGCACGTGTCAAAAAGTTGAAAAACGAGCGTATACCGGCAAGACCGCGCCCAAGTGAACGCGAGCCAACGCCTTCATTGCGCCGGTAAGCAAGAAATGATCTTATATCGGCAACGCGAAGTTCGGAAAGATCGGAAATGTCGGGACGATGTCCCAGATGCTGACAAAGAAAACTTAGAAATTGTCGGCTATCCCGTTCATAAGCTTCAACTGTGAGTTTCGCAACGCGGCGCGATTTTTCAAGCTGTTCAAGCCAGTCTTTGCGCGCGGTCAAAAGCTTTGGCGTTGCTTCCAATAATGGAAGATCGGAGGTGGAGATCTCTGTCATGGCATCAATCTACCATGACAGAGTTTAACATCGGGTTTCTCTGTTCGTTCGCACTTATTCGGTTTTTGTCGAGACAGATTTATTTTTTTCAGTGGCGTCGCCGGTTTTATCCGGAATAGCCGTTTTGGGTGCGGTTATTGCATTTTTCATATGGGCAAGGTGGAGGTTCATCAAGCTAGGCAAGTTGTTCATCGACATTAATTGGGCAAAGATCCAGCCAAGGAACCCTTGTTTGTGGAGTTTTGCCAGTTGGTCGCCGGTTAACTTGTTGAATTTTTCTGTATCGATAATCCAGAAATTTTCGAGCCTTGCGGTTTGTCCGCTTTGTGAACGTATATCGATCGACTGTTTTTTGAACAGACCCATTTTGGCAATAGTTTCCAGAAATTTTGTTGTCTGTTCCATGCTATTTTTGAATGCGTTCAGGAAATTGATACGATCTTCCATAAAAGGTGAAATACTGCCGTCACTATTGAAGAGATCAATTCCTTCTACTTCATTGAACATGCCTGATTCGGAATCGAAGCAGACTGTCAATTCTTTCTGTTCGGGTGTTCCTGCCAATACAAATGGATAACGGCGCACAAAGGCAGGAATATATGTGTCGGAGCGCCACTTTTTATCCTTGTCAAGATAATCGTTTTCATCATTTGCCAAGCCAAGCATAGCAACAGCAGTGTAGGTAATATGTCCGTCTTTCGCTTCGGCGCCCATAAACAAAATCGGATAGTTCAAAGCGGCCGGATAGAATTCTTCGCCTGCCAATGGAACCCAATGGGTATTGGCTGCAAATTCAAGATTTTTCGGAGCATTGAATTTCAGTTTTTTGTGTGTTTCGCGTGAAATGGGGACGATGTTTTTATAAAAAAGCATAACTGTTGGCATGAAACCCTCCTAAAGTGTTTTTAAAATGGCTACGTTTTGCAATGTTTTGACCCCAAAGCCGCCATTGTCGCTTTTCATATATGATTCGACAGTTCATCTAATACCGTATTGAACGCGGCAAATGAACCTTGTTAAAGCAAGTGTCTTGAATTTTGACCGTGTATTATTAATAAGTTTCAAATAATGGAAAATTCAGCAGGCAGAATATGGTGAGGCCAAATGTCTTTTCACTGCATGGTCTAAAATCCAATGTGGAAACAGCTTAACCGGAACAATTGAATGATAAAGCGAAAAGTCGGATAGTATGGGAAAAAGCAAAGACAATTTGGTGCGTCTTGCAACCATTGCGGCAGCTCACGGTATTAAAGGCGATTTAAAACTTGTAGTATTTACTGCCGATCCTCTCGGACTTTCGTCTTATGGTAAGCTATTTGACGAAAATGGCCGCTCTTTCAAGATTGACCATATAAGAAAAACGGGCAACGCAATCATTGTGCATTTTTCTGGAATTGATGATCGCAGTCACGCCGAGGCGCTCAATGGAACAGCGCTTTATGTCGATCGGCAACAATTGCCGGATGATCTCGAAGAAGACGAATTTTATCAGACCGATCTTATCGGTTTGCGTGTCAAAGACGAAACTGGTCAGGTGATCGGCAAGGTCAATGCCGTCTTTGATTTCGGTGGTGGTGATATTCTTGAAGTGAAGATTGAAGGCGAGGGGCTCGAACTCATTCCCTTTTCAAAAGCTGCCGTCCCTGAAATTGATATCAGTGAGGG
Proteins encoded in this window:
- the rimM gene encoding ribosome maturation factor RimM (Essential for efficient processing of 16S rRNA), translated to MGKSKDNLVRLATIAAAHGIKGDLKLVVFTADPLGLSSYGKLFDENGRSFKIDHIRKTGNAIIVHFSGIDDRSHAEALNGTALYVDRQQLPDDLEEDEFYQTDLIGLRVKDETGQVIGKVNAVFDFGGGDILEVKIEGEGLELIPFSKAAVPEIDISEGFISIDRVAAGLVDDNLDSGHEEKQ
- a CDS encoding SapC family protein, producing MPTVMLFYKNIVPISRETHKKLKFNAPKNLEFAANTHWVPLAGEEFYPAALNYPILFMGAEAKDGHITYTAVAMLGLANDENDYLDKDKKWRSDTYIPAFVRRYPFVLAGTPEQKELTVCFDSESGMFNEVEGIDLFNSDGSISPFMEDRINFLNAFKNSMEQTTKFLETIAKMGLFKKQSIDIRSQSGQTARLENFWIIDTEKFNKLTGDQLAKLHKQGFLGWIFAQLMSMNNLPSLMNLHLAHMKNAITAPKTAIPDKTGDATEKNKSVSTKTE
- a CDS encoding tyrosine recombinase XerC; this encodes MTEISTSDLPLLEATPKLLTARKDWLEQLEKSRRVAKLTVEAYERDSRQFLSFLCQHLGHRPDISDLSELRVADIRSFLAYRRNEGVGSRSLGRGLAGIRSFFNFLTRAGLADVPAARVVRTPKQPKSLPKPLNIADALHIVDKKTQLDDEPWVASRNAAILTLCYGCGLRISEALSLTPADFSDKNATSIYVTGKGGKTRLVPVIPAVHEAIDDYLSCCPFILPPDQPLFRGVRGGKLQRAIVERAVQQLRSSLGLPDSVTPHALRHSFATHLLSRGGDLRTIQELLGHASLSTTQIYTGVDTDRLMEVYKKAHPH